The stretch of DNA GTTTAAGAACACATTATGATTGACATTACAAAACTGGCTTAATACAGTGTGTAGTTAAGacatatcttaaaaataaagcaatttttttacctttatttaaaaaaaaaaacagactgcCCGCCCTATATCATCCTATAATCGAATGACTTTCAGTTACAGGATGATATAGGGAGGCAGAACGCAGAAACATAATGTCATTTGTCCAAGGTCACTTGCTTAGTGACTGAATCAAATTTAGAATTCCTGACTTCTATTTCACAGTCATTCCATGAAGCTCTTCCCTGTGTAGAGTACAGGGTTAATTATTCCTTTGAAGGAATTGATAAGGGAACTGAGACACAGACAGACCATACATGGAGTCAGGCCGGGGATTGAGGCTGGCACAAGGCAGCACTATCCCAGAGTGCCTATCAGAGGCCAGCACAAAAGGAGCAGGCCAGGTGTGCTCCAAGGGAGTGAGGTTCCAGAGCAAAGACCATGGCACTCAAGACAACAAAACAATAACGAACACAACAGTGGTGCTTAGAGTAGGCCTGTGCACTGCACGTCCATAAAATTATACAGACTTAAATCCcaaacttcaaaaacaaaacatgcattttcttaaatattaacCCATAGTTATAAACAATTACTTTTTCAGCTGTTACTTATTAGATAACAACAACTTTACAAAGCATAGTAAATAACCAgaactaaatacacacacacacacacacacacacacacacacacacacacacacacacacatctcctgaGTCACCAAGACAAAGATCACCCTGAGTAATTCATGTAACACATGCAGCCCAATGTGTGGCCCACAGTAGGCTTTCCAATAGTAACACCATGGTTATCTCATAAGCAAATTCTTTTATGTAGCATTTTTATTCAGCTTCTTTTCATAAAAGATTGAAATAGAGTGGGAATAGTTATAGATAGATGCTTaagagaatatataaaattatcagacaaaaaaatccaaatataactgagttcattttgtacaAGGATTAATAGACTTCTAACTTCCTAGAGGTTCAAGAGATAAGGGCTGTATTGTAGCACAACGTGATCCTTACGAAGACATAGGATCATCTAGAGATGTTGTGATGTATTGTGTCTTCTATTGAAAACAGCTAGAAAatactacaatttaaaaaattatcaaaaatttaCATAAAAGTTTTGGAAGAGAGAACTTACAAACCAGTTCTCAGACTGTAAAAGTCCTCATCCTGACACATCAAGTTCACTAAtatcctgtataataaaaagaaactttgGAGTCAACTATCTCTCCCACCCTGTAGAAGAAACAAAGCTCTATTGGTTTTCTTTACATCCTTGATGAAGTTTTTCAGTGATATCATAGCCTCAGGACAGCTCTTTGAAGGGAGTTTTCTGTTGGGTGTGtttggaggccaggagagaagaGTAAGAACAGAAGTCCAGAATGCACTGTATAGTTTAAACAGTGTCTTCAAGTCCTGGCTTCCACAGGGTGATCTTTCTTCTGAGCTCTCAAgaaatgagagggggatctaGGCAACATGTAAACATTGATCACTGTAACCCTGGAGAGGACACTTCAGCTCCTACTAGTTGGTGGACACCACCCTTTCCAGATGCATAGCCCCATTCCTTGCTCTTTCTTTTGACAATGCCAAACAATGTCTAGAAAATAGTAATCAAGTGCTGTTTTCAGTGACAGACGTTTATTACAATAATCTCCTGACCAACAGAGACAATCTTTTCAAAGagatatttattttctcattcccAGAAGGTCTCTTAGTAGGCTCAAGGCAATCATGGGATTGAGCGGTCAACTGTCATGTAAGACAGGTTTTAAATATCCGTGAGTGAGGAAGTAGGGTAGGATCTGCATTTGGTCACGTCTCCTAGAGTTGAACTTGATGGACTCATCTCTCCAAAGAAAAAACCTGTGTCCTGTCCACCCTTGGAGTGGAATTCACAGAGGCACCTGGTTCACAGCACTACTGTAAGATCTTCAGTGGGCACAGAATCGACCAGGAGTTAGGTGGACAACAATCAATTCCCCATCATTTATCTGGAGGTCTTCACAGGAAGTGTCAGGAGCATTTACAGTCAAGTAAACTATATCTTTGTAGGCCAAAGAAGCTACTACAGTGAAGTCAACCCTTTGACCATTGTTCATCATGGGCATAGAGATGGGACTTCGACCCTTACGGAAATGAAGGTTGATCTTGACCTCCTGGAAAAAGGAGCCCTTCGTGTAGATGAGATAAAGCCCATCACAGGTGATGGCGATTGAGTTGTTCTTCACCTCCATGGTTTGATACTCATTCCTGGGTAGGCTGATGAATAGTCTCCCATTCTCAcatcctaaaaagaattgaaaataagATTATTCCTAAGCAAAATATGAGACAAGAATCTTCCAGCACAGCTAGATCAGGTGAAGAAAAACTAATAGGGAAGGAGAATTTGGAAGGAAAGCAAGGGAGCATTGTGGTGTACCAAAATCTGGAACCTGCTGTACCCACGGACAGAGTAGAGAGGTTATAGCCATTGTCACCTCGGATGTGTGGCAGGAAAGACAGGTTCCAATTTTCCCTGATTTTTTCAAAAACAAGAGGACCTTCACTGCCTTGGTCCTGCCATTCCTTATTACCTTAACTCAAAGCAACTTCACTTAACCATTTCCTACACCTTCCCACCTGAGCACAAAATACAAATGTTCCACATGCCCCCAGAACCAGACTCACTGATGGCATTACTAGCGGTCTTTGCCAGCAGTCAAGGAAGCTTAGTAATGCAGCCAAGCACAGGGTGCTTGTGGGATGGAAGTGGACTCGGTCCCGTGGAGCAGGGAGAAAGAGCCCAGGGAAACAGCTATGTTTCTTGCTTCTTCCTTCTACCTCCTATAACTAGCATTTCTTGGAAGGTAACTTGGGAAGAGTCAGTGCCACAGACAGagcaaaggaggaggaagaagaggaagaggtggatGAGGACGAGGAGGAGGGAGAATTGGACAAGTAGCAGCTTTAGTGGCTTTGTGCCTGGCCTTTCCCAAGCAAGCCCAAAGCCTGACTTTCTTGTAGTTCTGCATCAGCCTGAATAGCATCTTGAAGGGCTAAGCAACTGCATTTTATTCACCTACTCTGGCTCATGCTCCTCAGTGATAGGAACTAACAGGCCCCCAGTGCTGTCCCTAATTCAATAATTCTTACTTTGTATTAGACCCAGGAGCTGTACTTTGAATAGAAAATAAGAATGACTTATTAAGACAAAATATACTTCCTGTTCAGCTCAGAGAACTTAATAAATACTCGAAAACTCATACAGAAACTTCCAATGCTTGGTAGAAATTAAGGACCCAAATGATAATAATCTCTTGATTAAAGTATCAGtttttctttacacacacacacacacacacacacacacacacacacacacacatatatatatatatatatatatatatatatatatatatatatatatatatatatatcccctagCTCTCATTAAGGTATTATCATGTTACAGAGTAGAACTGGCAGGTGTCTTACAGCCAGCCTGCCTTAGAATCCTcagatgaaaacaaaatgaaattgctACCCTAAAAACATTTCTAGGAGGATTAAGAAAGGCACATTAAGTACAGAGACAGGAACTGCTTTGGTTCTAATGCCGTTTTtccctgaaaataaaaaatattcagaCTCCAACAATTTGAGAATATAACACTTGCCTAAGAGAAATGACAGATCCTGTGTTCTAGGAAAATTAAGATACCAAAGAAAAGAGCCTAGTAAAAGCATGGATATGAGGCTTTGGAGATGGCTCTGTCAGTGAGCTGTCTGCTGCACAAGACGAAGACCTGATTTCAGTTCATCACACCAAAAAGaatggaaggaatgaagaaatgaaggaaaagaaaagaaaaagaaaaataccaggCCCAGTGACACAGTGATGACTATAATCACAgctctgagaaggcagagacaggtggatccctggagtaTGCTGGCCAGCCTGTTCGGCTAAATCggtgagctccagtttcagtgagataCCTCGTCTCAAAATATAAGCAGAAGCACAATTAAGGAAGACACTCAGTGAGATACCTCGTCTCAAAATATAAGCAGAAGCACAattaaggaagacacccagtgcCAACCTCTGCATGTGTGCgcgtgcgtacacacacacacacacacacacacacacacacgtgcactcataaacacagacatacatgtactaCACAGATATACAAAAGAACTAGAGAAAGGTAACTTTTGGTAATACTTACTGGTAACTTGTGCTCTGAGACTTTGGATTGGAGGATACTTCAcctaaggaaggagaaaagatggatatttagaaaaaagaaaggtgaaATGAATACAGCAGCCCACAGAaaaaaatacttgacaaaagACCGTAGTGTTTTCTTTGAGGATTTGACCCAGACTTGCTACCCACCCCTTGCTTTTCTCCTGCTATAACATCTCTTCTGATGGGGAAAGATAATTCTGCTCTATTACACAAGCATCTGAAAACTGATGTCATTTCCCCAAACTCTTCTTTGGGATACTGTGTTGATTCACAGGGCCCCAGTTCTCCATTAAAATAGCAGCGCTCATTAGAAAGTCTCACGGAGAATCAATCCACCAGGGGCACAGACTCCCAGAACACACTAGGAGAAAGTTCTGGGAGCTTTTTGTGTGCTTTCTCTTCTACAGGAGGAAGCACATCCTGTTCTCAAGGGGCTAAACAACCTACTTTAACCCTTCAAAACACAATGTGTGTGAACATAGCcagcttatttattcattcatttatttacttacttatttagtatgtgtgcatgcacgtgagtgcaagtgtgtgtgtatgtgtgtgcatgtttgtatgtatgcatgtgtatacatgcatgcatatgtacatgcacgcatgtgtagaggtcagaagccaactttcaggagtcagtcttTCATTCCATTATGGGAGTTCAGCATATCAATATCAGGTCCTTAGGCTCAAACACCAAGAAccctttttaaaagatgtagTTTCTCATTAGTTAGTTTTATGTATTATttggggtagtgtgtgtgtgtgtgtgtgtgtgtgt from Peromyscus eremicus chromosome 15, PerEre_H2_v1, whole genome shotgun sequence encodes:
- the Tnfsf4 gene encoding tumor necrosis factor ligand superfamily member 4, coding for MEGERVQPLDENLENGSRPRFKWKKLSMVVSGIQGVGLLLCLVYICLHLYPSPVKYPPIQSLRAQVTRCENGRLFISLPRNEYQTMEVKNNSIAITCDGLYLIYTKGSFFQEVKINLHFRKGRSPISMPMMNNGQRVDFTVVASLAYKDIVYLTVNAPDTSCEDLQINDGELIVVHLTPGRFCAH